The Qingrenia yutianensis sequence TGGTATGTTGTGTGTTGTGCACAGCGTACAAAACAAGAAAGAGAGGTAATTATTTATGAGAATTGCACCTTATTGCAGAGTATCAACTGACAAAGCAGATCAGCTAAATAGCTTAGAAATGCAGAAAAAATTCTATGGTGAATTTGCAGAAAGAAACAATCACGAAATTACTCATATGTATGCAGACGAAGGCATTTCAGGAACACAGATGCGAAAGCGTCCTGAATTTATGAGACTGATGCGGGATGCAAGGCTTGGCAAATTTGATATGGTGGTAACAAAAGACATATCGAGAATGGCAAGAAACGTGGTCGACTTCCTGCAATCAATAAGGGAACTGAAAGCTATAGGAATACCTGTTGTGTTCGTAAACACTAATTTGTCAACTGAGGACGGAGAATTGGTGCTCACTATGCTTGCAATGGTAGCACAACAGGAAAGCGAAAACACATCCAAGAGAATCAAATTTAGTAAAAGCTTAAACGCTGAAAAAGGCAAGGTGCCGAATCTTGTGTATGGATATGATAAAATTATCGGCGATTACTTTAACCTAAACATTAACCCCTTTGAAGCAAATGTAGTTCGCCGAATATATCAAATGTACATAAACGAAGAATATGGCGCAAGCAAAATCGCGAAAATTCTTAACGAAGAAAATATTAAAACAAAGCGAGGATGCAAATGGACGCAAAACGGAATTTGCAGAATTCTTACCAACAGGATGTACTGCGGAATTATTATCAATGGCAAAGAGGAAGTAAGGGATTTCCTGACAGGCGACAGAATTGATAAGCCTGAAGAAGAATGGAAAGTCACAGAGAGACCTGATCTTGCGATTATAGATATAGATACCTTTGAGATTGCTCAAAAAAAGATGGAGATAAACAAACAAAAATTCTCTCAGGGGCAGCGAAAAGACTGCAAGCATGTATTCAGCACCTTGCTTAAATGCAGTGATTGCGGACACTTCTTCAGGCAAGCCAAACGAAAAGTTAAAATCGGTTATAAATATACTTGGGTGTGTTGCGGACGGAATATCAACGGAGCAGATTCCTGTAATAACAAAACGGTCATAGACGAAGGTGAACTGCTTGCTTCCATCAAGCAATATCTTACAGAACTGATTGAAGATAAGCAAAAAGTTATTAAGAAAATCGTAAGCGACTTTAACAAGAATTACGCACCGATGCACCAAAATCTTAAAACTGAAAAAGAAATAACAAAAGAGATAGAAAAACTGAAAAAGAGCCGTCAAAAATATGTCGATATGTATGATAATGACATTATTTCAATGGAAGACTTAAAGGAGAAGACCGGCTCAACCAACAACCAAATCAAAAAGCTTGAAGAAAAGCTTAAGATGATAAAGTTCGGCATCACACAGGCGGACAAGCTTGAATACGGGCTGACAGATACATTCAAGAGCATAGGCGATATCCTGAGTACTGCCGAAATTACCAATGAAATGCTGAAACGGGTCATAGACCGCATTGAAGTGGCTGAAGACGGGCATATTGACATATACTTAAGGCTCCTTGCAGACATAGGATTAGACGAAAAGTATCAATGTTCATCTATCAGTACATAAAGACATAAGCGAAAGACTCATAAAAATCAACCCGGCTCTTGCGTCGCAGGTGAGGGTAATTCTTGACGAAAACAAGGCGGAACGCCACATCAGAGGCGGACTTGCGACACAGAAAAAATACAAAAAAGCATTATAGCGCAAATACTATGTGATACTGAGACTATCCCAAATTTTGTGTAAAGTCTATACAAGACCTCCAAGATGATATATAATAAAAATATCATTTTGGAGGTTTTAGTTATGCCTAAGTACAAATTAAGTCCCGAAGAAAGGGC is a genomic window containing:
- a CDS encoding recombinase family protein; protein product: MRIAPYCRVSTDKADQLNSLEMQKKFYGEFAERNNHEITHMYADEGISGTQMRKRPEFMRLMRDARLGKFDMVVTKDISRMARNVVDFLQSIRELKAIGIPVVFVNTNLSTEDGELVLTMLAMVAQQESENTSKRIKFSKSLNAEKGKVPNLVYGYDKIIGDYFNLNINPFEANVVRRIYQMYINEEYGASKIAKILNEENIKTKRGCKWTQNGICRILTNRMYCGIIINGKEEVRDFLTGDRIDKPEEEWKVTERPDLAIIDIDTFEIAQKKMEINKQKFSQGQRKDCKHVFSTLLKCSDCGHFFRQAKRKVKIGYKYTWVCCGRNINGADSCNNKTVIDEGELLASIKQYLTELIEDKQKVIKKIVSDFNKNYAPMHQNLKTEKEITKEIEKLKKSRQKYVDMYDNDIISMEDLKEKTGSTNNQIKKLEEKLKMIKFGITQADKLEYGLTDTFKSIGDILSTAEITNEMLKRVIDRIEVAEDGHIDIYLRLLADIGLDEKYQCSSIST